The following coding sequences lie in one Arachis ipaensis cultivar K30076 chromosome B03, Araip1.1, whole genome shotgun sequence genomic window:
- the LOC107628834 gene encoding arginine decarboxylase: MPALACCVDAAHAPPGYALAGDISLPPPVTFTGALPLATTTDDADTNTSHWTPSMSSTLYRIDGWGAPYFAVNTAGNISVMPHGLGTLPHQEIDLLKIVKKVSDPKHSGGLGLQLPLIVRFPDVLKNRLESLQSAFEFAIQEQGYDGHYQGVYPVKCNQDRFVVEDIVKFGSPFRFGLEAGSKPELLLAMSCLCKGNQEALLVCNGFKDREYISLAIVARKLALNTVIVLEQEEELDLVVEISKKLCIRPVIGLRAKLRTKHSGHFGSTSGEKGKFGLNTTQVLRVVKKLENLGMLDCLQLLHFHIGSQIPTTALLADGVGEAAQIYCELVRLGAQMRVIDIGGGLGIDYDGTKSCDSDISVGYGLEEYAAAVVSAVQFVCDRRSVKHPVICSESGRAIVSHHSVLIFEAIGASSYGAPTLSTIGLQYLVEGLSDEARADYHSLSAATMIGDYENCVLYMEQLKQRCVEQFKQGTLGMEQLASVDGLCELVSSAIGAKDPVRTYHVNLSVFTSIPDFWGIDQMFPIVPVHRLDEKPTAKGILSDLTCDSDGKIDRFIGGESSLPLHELEGNDGGYYLGMFLGGAYEEALGGLHNLFGGPSVVRVMQRDGPHGFAVTRAVPGPSSGDVLRVMQHEPELMFETLKHRAQEFAADENGHDDDEDVDEKSMMNAAALAARLAFSFDNMPYLVASSSCALNAMENNGFYYCSSDEFSEVVTDSTCA, encoded by the coding sequence ATGCCGGCCTTGGCTTGCTGCGTGGACGCTGCACATGCTCCTCCCGGCTACGCTCTCGCCGGGGACATATCTCTTCCTCCGCCGGTCACATTCACCGGCGCACTTCCGCTGGCGACAACAACCGACGACGCTGACACCAACACCTCCCATTGGACGCCGTCCATGTCATCCACCCTGTACAGGATCGACGGCTGGGGCGCTCCCTACTTCGCCGTCAACACCGCCGGAAACATCTCCGTCATGCCGCACGGCCTCGGAACCCTTCCCCACCAGGAGATCGATCTGTTGAAAATCGTGAAGAAAGTCTCCGATCCCAAACACTCCGGCGGCCTCGGCCTCCAGCTGCCGCTCATCGTCCGCTTCCCTGACGTACTCAAGAACCGCCTCGAGTCTCTTCAATCGGCGTTCGAGTTTGCGATCCAGGAACAGGGGTACGATGGTCATTACCAAGGTGTATACCCCGTGAAGTGCAACCAGGACAGGTTCGTTGTGGAGGACATAGTTAAATTCGGTTCACCGTTCCGGTTCGGGCTCGAAGCCGGATCCAAACCGGAGCTTCTTTTAGCCATGTCATGCCTCTGCAAGGGGAATCAAGAAGCGCTTCTTGTTTGCAACGGTTTCAAGGACAGAGAGTATATCTCTCTTGCAATTGTTGCGAGGAAGCTTGCTCTCAACACTGTTATTGTTCTTGAGCAAGAGGAAGAGCTCGATTTGGTGGTTGAGATCAGCAAAAAGCTTTGCATTCGACCGGTTATTGGTCTTCGTGCCAAGCTTAGAACCAAGCATTCTGGTCATTTCGGTTCTACTTCTGGCGAGAAAGGGAAATTTGGACTCAACACTACTCAGGTTCTTCGTGTTGTGAAGAAGCTTGAGAATTTGGGCATGCTGGATTGCCTTCAGCTTCTGCATTTCCACATTGGTTCTCAGATTCCAACCACTGCGTTGCTTGCTGATGGTGTTGGAGAGGCTGCACAGATTTACTGTGAATTGGTTAGGCTTGGTGCCCAGATGCGTGTCATCGACATTGGTGGTGGTTTGGGAATTGATTATGATGGCACAAAGTCATGTGACTCTGATATCTCTGTTGGGTATGGTTTGGAAGAATATGCGGCCGCAGTGGTTAGCGCGGTTCAGTTTGTTTGTGACAGAAGGTCCGTGAAGCACCCTGTGATTTGCAGTGAGAGTGGAAGAGCCATTGTGTCTCATCACTCTGTTTTGATCTTTGAAGCCATTGGAGCTAGCTCTTATGGAGCTCCAACATTGTCCACAATTGGGCTTCAGTACTTGGTTGAGGGGCTTTCCGATGAAGCACGCGCCGATTACCATAGCCTCTCGGCGGCAACCATGATTGGTGACTATGAAAACTGTGTGCTTTACATGGAGCAGTTGAAACAACGCTGTGTTGAGCAGTTCAAGCAGGGTACTTTGGGAATGGAACAGCTTGCTTCTGTAGATGGCTTGTGTGAACTTGTGAGCAGTGCAATTGGGGCGAAGGATCCGGTGCGGACTTACCATGTGAACCTCTCTGTGTTCACCTCCATTCCTGATTTCTGGGGGATTGATCAGATGTTTCCAATTGTACCGGTTCACAGGCTCGATGAGAAGCCGACGGCGAAGGGGATTCTATCGGATTTGACTTGTGACAGTGATGGGAAGATTGACAGGTTCATTGGGGGAGAATCAAGTTTGCCCCTTCATGAATTGGAAGGCAATGATGGTGGCTACTATCTGGGAATGTTCTTGGGTGGGGCTTATGAGGAGGCGCTTGGAGGTCTCCATAACCTCTTTGGTGGCCCGAGCGTTGTTCGGGTGATGCAGAGGGACGGCCCACATGGCTTTGCGGTGACGCGCGCGGTCCCTGGGCCTTCCTCTGGAGACGTCCTCCGAGTGATGCAGCACGAGCCCGAGCTCATGTTCGAGACACTCAAGCACAGGGCGCAAGAGTTTGCAGCAGATGAGAATGgccatgatgatgatgaagatgttgaTGAGAAGAGTATGATGAATGCTGCGGCTCTTGCTGCTAGACTCGCTTTCTCATTTGATAACATGCCATATCTGGTTGCATCTTCATCTTGTGCCTTGAATGCAATGGAGAACAATGGCTTCTACTATTGTTCCAGTGATGAGTTCAGCGAAGTTGTGACTGATTCTACTTGTGCTTGA
- the LOC107628835 gene encoding polyol transporter 5 (The sequence of the model RefSeq protein was modified relative to this genomic sequence to represent the inferred CDS: added 106 bases not found in genome assembly) gives MAEAEVAAAPTHNEFEPHQKKPSRNKYALACAMLASMTSILLGYDIGVMSGAAMYIKRDLRISDVKIEILAGIINLYSPIGSYIAGRTSDWIGRRYTIILAAVIFFVGAILMGFSPNYAFLMFGRFVAGIGIGFAFLIAPVYTSEISPTSSRGFLSSLPEVFLNGGILLGYISNYAFSKLSLRMGWRLMLGVGAIPSMFLAVAVLAMPESPRWLVSQGRIGEARKILNKISDSKQEAHQRLADIKDTAGIPQECNDDVVPITKKKQGKGVWKELLLYPTPAVRHIFIASLGIHFFAQATGIDAVVLYSPRIFEKAGIKSDNKKLLATVAVGFVKTIFILVATFFLDRVGRRKLLLSSVSGLIISLLTLAVSLTVVNRSKTTLNWAIGLSIASVLSYVGSFSIGSGPITWVYSSEIFPLRLRAQGVAIGAVVNRVTSGVISMTFLSLTKAITTGGAFFLFAGIAAAAWVFHYTLLPETRGKTLEEIEGSFGNFCRKSKNSANGEGLSRNSTGNGQIQLGTNGQNQPLTSVD, from the exons ATGGCTGAGGCCGAAGTAGCAGCAGCTCCAACTCACAATGAATTTGAGCCTCATCAAAAGAAGCCATCAAGGAACAAATATGCCTTAGCTTGTGCTATGCTTGCTTCCATGACTTCCATCCTCCTTGGTTACG ATATTGGTGTGATGAGTGGAGCAGCTATGTACATAAAGCGAGATCTGAGAATTTCGGATGTGAAGATTGAAATCCTTGCCGGTATAATAAACTTGTACTCTCCAATAGGTTCATACATAGCTGGAAGAACCTCTGATTGGATTGGTCGCCGTTACACTATTATATTGGCCGCCGTAATTTTCTTCGTCGGAGCAATTCTGATGGGATTTTCACCAAACTATGCTTTCCTCATGTTCGGCCGGTTTGTCGCCGGCATAGGAATCGGTTTTGCTTTCCTCATTGCACCCGTTTACACCTCAGAAATCTCTCCTACTTCTTCCCGTGGTTTCCTCTCTTCCTTGCCTGAG GTGTTTTTGAACGGAGGAATATTGCTGGGATACATCTCAAACTATGCATTTTCAAAGCTTTCACTTCGAATGGGTTGGCGGTTGATGCTAGGAGTAGGAGCGATTCCTTCAATGTTCCTAGCCGTGGCGGTTTTAGCCATGCCGGAATCACCAAGGTGGCTCGTTTCTCAAGGACGAATAGGCGAAGCCAGAAAGATCCTCAACAAAATCTCCGACT GGGTGTATGGAAGGAGCTTCTCCTTTATCCTACACCCGCGGTGCGCCACATCTTCATCGCTTCCTTAGGGATTCACTTCTTTGCGCAAGCTACCGGCATAGACGCCGTCGTTTTGTACAGCCCTAGAATCTTTGAGAAGGCTGGGATCAAATCTGATAATAAAAAGCTTCTCGCAACCGTAGCCGTTGGATTCGTCAAAACGATTTTCATCTTAGTGGCCACTTTTTTCCTGGATCGTGTTGGAAGACGCAAGTTGCTGTTAAGCAGCGTTAGCGGTTTGATAATCTCGCTTCTAACCCTTGCGGTGAGTCTCACCGTAGTGAATCGTTCGAAGACGACGCTGAACTGGGCCATTGGGCTTAGCATAGCCTCGGTTTTGTCCTATGTGGGCTCGTTCTCGATTGGGTCTGGGCCCATTACGTGGGTTTATAGTTCGGAGATATTTCCGTTGAGGCTGCGCGCTCAGGGTGTAGCTATTGGAGCTGTGGTGAATAGGGTCACCAGTGGAGTGATCTCAATGACCTTTTTGTCCCTCACGAAGGCAATTACCACTGGTGGGGCTTTCTTTCTCTTTGCTGGAATTGCAGCTGCTGCGTGGGTATTTCACTATACTCTGCTCCCTGAAACGCGCGGTAAAACTCTTGAAGAAATTGAAGGATCTTTCGGTAATTTCTGCAGAAAATCTAAGAATAGTGCTAACGGGGAGGGACTTAGCCGTAATAGCACTGGTAACGGCCAGATCCAATTGGGGACCAACGGCCAGAACCAGCCTTTGACAAGTGTGGATTAA